AACTCGGAGATCACCCAGTTGGCCGCCAGTTTCGGGTCCGCCGTGGCAACGACTTTTTCGTAATAAGCCGCCGTTTCCTTTTCCGCCACCAACACACCGGCATCATAGGCCTTCAGGCCAAAGTCCTGCATGAGGCGGTTCTTTTTCACATCCGGCAGTTCCGGCAGCGTGGTCTTCATCTCATCGACGAATGCCTGCTCCACGACGAGCGGTAACAGGTCCGGATCGGGGAAATAGCGATAGTCATGCGCGTCTTCCTTGGACCGCATGGACCGCGTCTCACCCTTGCCCGGGTCGAACAGGCGGGTTTCCTGAACGATCTCGCCACCGTCTTCCAGAACTTCAACCTGACGGGCGGCTTCATATTCGATCGCCTGCTTGACGAAACGAATAGAGTTCACGTTCTTGATCTCGCAACGTGTACCGAACTCGTCGCCCGGACGACGAACGGAGACGTTCACATCCGCACGCATGGAACCTTCCTGCATATTGCCATCGCAGGCACCGATATAGCGCAGGATGGAACGCAGCTTGGTGATATAGGCACCAGCCTCTTCGGGCGAGCGCATATCCGGTTTGGAAACGATTTCCATCAGCGCCACGCCGGAACGGTTCAGGTCGATGAAGGATTTCGTCGGGTGCTGGTCATGGATGGACTTACCGGCGTCCTGTTCCAGATGCAGGCGTTCAACACCGATTTCCTTAGTGCTGCCGTCTTCCAGGTCGATGGTGATCGTCCCCTCGCCCACAATCGGCAGTTCATACTGGGAAATCTGATAGCCCTGCGGCAAATCCGCGTAGAAATAGTTCTTCCGCGCAAAAACCGATTTCAGGTTGATGGCGCAGTCCATGGCAAGCCCGGTCCGGACCGCCTGACGCACACATTCCTTGTTGATTACCGGCAACATGCCCGGCATTGCCGCATCGACCAGGCTGACCTGTTCGTTCGGTTCCGCCCCGAAAGCCGTTGCCGCACCGGAAAACAGCTTTGCATTGCTGGTGACCTGGGCATGGACTTCCAGCCCCAGAACCACTTCCCAATCGCCGGTATTCCCTTTGATCACATATGTCATCGTATTCTTCGCCTCTATTTACCGGTCGACTTAACCCACGAGGAACTGCGGCTTGGCATCAAAGCCAGCAGCCTGTTCCACAACATGAGCAGCGCGCAGGATCGTTTCTTCGTCAAACGGACGACCCAGCAGTTGCAGACCCAGCGGCAGGCCACGGCCATCCAGACCGGCCGGAACCGAAATACCCGGCAGCCCTGCCAGGTTGGCCGGCACGGTAAAGACGTCGTTCAGATACATGGAGATCGGATCGTCCATCTTCTCGCCAATCCCGAAAGCCGCACTTGGTGTCGCCGGTGTCAGCAACAGATCGCAGCTGTTCCAGGCATTTTTGAAATCTTCCGCAATACGGGTGCGGACTTTCTGGGCCTTCAGGTAGTAGGCATCATAGTAACCGGCAGACAGCACGTAGGTGCCGATCAGGATACGGCGTTTCACCTCTGCCCCGAAACCTTCGGCACGGGTTTTTTCGTACATGTCGTTCAGGCTGTCGCCCTCATCCACAACCCGCAGGCCATACCGAACGCCGTCATAGCGTGCGAGGTTGGAAGAAGCCTCCGCCGGGGCCACGATGTAATATGCGGGCAATGCATATTTCGTATGCGGCAGGGAAACATCAACGATTTCCGCCCCGGCATCCTTGAGCCAGTCAATACCCTGCTGCCAGAGCTTGCTGATCTCTTCCGGCATACCGTCAATGCGGTACTCTTTAGGAATCCCGATGCGCAGGCCTTTGACATCCCCGGTCAGCGCATCTTCGTAATGCGGCACCGGCGCATCAACACTGGTGGAATCCTTCGGATCGAAACCAGCCATGGCTTCCAGCATGATCGCCGCATCGCGCACGTCACGGGTCATGGGACCTGCCTGATCCAGAGAACTGGCGAAGGCAACAATGCCCCAACGGGAACAACGACCATAAGTCGGTTTCAGGCCAACAGTCCCGGTAAAGGCTGCCGGCTGGCGGATGGAACCACCGGTGTCCGTACCTGTCGCCGCAACAACCGCATGGGATGCCACCGCAGCCGCGGAACCGCCGGACGAGCCACCCGGCACCAGATCGGTATTCGGGTCGTCGTTACGCTTCCACGGGTTTTTCACATTGCCGTAGTAGCTGGTGATATTGGCGGAACCCATGGCGAATTCGTCCAGGTTCAGCTTACCCAGCATGACAGCGCCGGCGTTCCAGAGATTGGAAGAAACCGTGCTTTCATATTCAGGTTTGAAGCCATCCAGAATATGGCTGGCTGCCGTGCTCAACACCCCTTCGGTGCAGAAGAGGTCCTTGATGCCCAGCGGAATACCTTCCATGATCCCGCCGTCGCCCTTGGCAAGACGCTCATCGGAGGCTTTCGCCATCTCCAGCGCTTTTTCCGGCGTTTCAGTAATGAAAGCGTTCAGCGGACGTACCGCCTCAACAGCCGCGACATAGTCGGTTGTCAGCTCTGTTGCGGTGAATTCTTTGTTGCGCAGGCCTTCGCGGGCCTGCGCCATGGTCAGATCGGTCAGTTTCGTCATCGTCTTGCCGCCTTATTCGACCACTTTGGGAACAGTATAAAAGCCCATGGCCGTATCGGGGCCATTAGCCAGCACCTTGTCCGGATAATTACCGTCGGTGACTTGGTCTTCCCGTTGTCGCAGGGTCATCTCAACGACGGACGTCATCGGCTCTACGCCATCCGTGTCGACCTCTCCAAGCTGTTCGATCCAGCCCAGGATATTGTTCAACTCACCCGCCAGAGGTTCCAAATCCTCTTCGGGCACCCTAATACGCGCAAGATGCGCGATCTTCGCGACAGTTTCCTTGTCGAGCGACATCCGCTCCGTCTCCTTGGAAAATTCGGGGTTTCTACAGACCGGCGGAAGCTATCACCACAGACCAAAGGGTGCAAGTAAACGACCGCCCGCCCGTAGAAATTCCTACCATATTTCGACTGTTCATTCCGCAAATGCCGTAAACTGTTTTACAGCCCGGGTGTTTCGCCACATTCTCCATCTCTTTTTGACATTATTTCGCCACCAGCATTAGCTTAACCATTATCCGATACGGACCAACAGGCCTGTAAGGGGGATAAATGCGGGTAAATTCCATCCAGTGCATCGTATTTCTGACAGTAATTGGCTCTGTGGCGGCCTCTCTGCCCCCTGCCCTTGCCGCAGAGAAGCAGCCCGACAATGGTGGTATCCTTTCCATCCAGATGGAAAATGACTTCTTTCTTGGCGACACCGACAGGCATTTCACACATGGCACCCGCCTGTCCTACACAACGGGAGAAAGGCCAGCGGATACAGATGACCTGATTGCCAAGGCAGCCGGTCTTGTTCCCTTTTTCCCGGACCAGGGCGTCAGTCGGGCGCATTACGCCCTTGGACAAAATATCTATACGCCTGCCGATATCACCGATGTGAACCTGATTGAGGATGACCGTCCCTATGCGGGTTGGCTCTATCTGTCGGCAGGTCTCTTTTCCGTTTCGAAGGATCGCGACCGCATGGACAACCTGGCTTTTGAGGTTGGCGTTATCGGTCCCTGGTCTCAGGCAGAAAAAACGCAGAAGACCTGGCATGAAACATTTGGTTTCCGGGACCCGAAGGGCTGGGACCATCAACTGGAAAACGAGGTCGGCTTCGATATCGTCTACAACCGTTCTGTCAGGGTCTGGAAGAAAGAGTTCCAATCTACAGGCCTTGAGATGGATCTGGTTCCGAATGTTGGATTTTCACTCGGCAACGTCTTTACCCATGCCAACGCCGGCGTGACAGTGCGTATCGGTGACGACCTCAGCACAGATTTCAGTCCACCGCGAATCCGGCCAAGCCTCCCCGGCAGCGATTTCTTCTTCTACACCAGGGATTTGGACTGGTATCTATTCGCCTCTTTTGGCGGACGGGCTGTTCTGCGGAATATATTCCTGGACGGCAACACCTTTACGGACAGCCACCGCGTGGACAAAAAATATTTTGTAGGAGACCTGCAGGCCGGGGCGGCCATCACCTGGCGTGACTGGCGGTTGAGCTATACCCATATTATCCGCACGGAAGAGTTCCATGGGCAGAAGGACCCCGACCGTTTTGGCGCAATCAGCCTGTCGTATCGTTTCTAATGCATCGGATGGATGCCGTCTCAGGCAGTGAACTTCTTCGCAAAGTCTTTACGGGTAAAACGCCTGATTGCGGCAGGCACCTCTTCAACGCCGCCGATTGCATCGCCGCTTAAGCAGTGGACAGATGCTTTATCTGCGACAACGGCGCATTGCATATCCTCCACCTTTGAAAGCCAGGGCGTTAACCCGGACCGTCGGGCAGTAGAAGCAAAGCGCCCGATCATCTCGGATTTCATCTTGAAGGGCTTGCCATGCAGATCCTGATGCAAAATGACAATACTTATCCCGGCCTCACTGAAGTTCCTGAAGTTGAAATCACTGTTTCCCACCTGCACCATCATCCCCCTGCAATGGGGTTTCAGCAACGAACAGATGTCTGACAGACGACCGAACGGTACACCCTGAGGCAAGCCATGGATTTCAAAATACAGGAATTGCCGCAAAGATGCAGGAAGGACGCTCAACAACTCAATATATTCCTTGCAGTGCGACAAGGTGCTGACCGTCTCAAAATGCACCGGGAAACTGAGAAACAACTTAAAATTATTCTGGATGCATTCTCCGAAGACGTCCAATCCGTATTCCAGAACGTCAAGGTCGAGATTGCTGACCTGCTTTGTACCGCTTTCTGCTACAACCTCGTCGTATCCGCGAACGGTTAATCCTGCACCCAGGTCAACAATCGGCATGACCTGATAGGTCGAGATCACCTGATTATTCATGTCCCAGACCGGCGCGAATCCATAATGAAGTCTTTTTTCTCCAAATCCGGCAAAACGCTGTTGAAGTTTTTCCAGGCGTTCACTGTTTGACCGCCCCTTTGCTTCCACAGACGCACTGAGCTCCCCTCCCTTATTGATCTCGGCCGTTTCCGGTTCCTGCTCCGCGCCTCGTCCTACGCCGTCTTCATTCGCATTATGCCCACGGAGCTGTGTAATTTTGTCGGTGTCAGCCTCCACATCATCATTGGCACCGGTGTCTATAGCCACTTTATCACCTGCAGGCACTTCCACAGGGCTGGCATTTTCCGTGATTTGATTGGCAAGCTCCTGCAAGTCCACCTGCTTCATGGTGACGGAACCATCCATCTCGGCAAGCGCGGTGGTGACGCGGATATCATTCAGATCGTCACTCCCAAGGAAGTGCTCGTGCAACTCCTTTGCGATCCGGATTAGTTTCGCCTTGGACAGCTTCTCGCTCATCTCCGAAAACACGATGAAATATTCTGCATCCGCGTGACGTTCGTAAACATCTGCGCTGGTCAGATGGCGGCTGATGATATTTTCCGTGATTGTATAGACTTGAGACTTGCTCTTGTCCCATCTCGGCCCGAGCTTCAGCTTGATTTCATTCAACCCGATAAGGTGAACGCGTCCGGCAAGTGCTTTCCCGTTCTGCTCAAGCATCTCGTTCAATACGCCGAGCAGCGAGCGCTCCCGATGATATCGTCTGGGCCTTGATTTTGGTTGTATGGCTGGCTCTTTCTTTTTCCGCCAGCGCTCAAAGAATCTCATCTGCCATCCTTACCGCTCAGAGGAGACTGGAGGCTCCCGTTATCATCTCATGCGGTCTTGCAGCGAAAGGAAGAGGCAACTTCAAAGCGAGCCCAACGTCCCCCCAAAAGCAAGATGCGCAACACATTCATGCTTTTGATATTGTGCCAGACATCCCTTTAAAATTGTATTAAGCCTGATCACTTCGCAATACCTGACCTTTGGCTTTTACGAGAGCGTCTTAAGTTGTACAGTTGATTTTCCTTATTCTATCATAACGATTATACGTCGGAAAATTCCAGTGAATGTAGAAATTGTATCCCTACCAGAGGCAATTGCGAAAGGCAGTCGGCTTCTGGGGCTTGATATCGGTGAAAAAACAATCGGGCTGGCTGTCTCCGACCCCGCCCTGAGGGTCGCAAGCCCGATAACCACTATCCGGCGGCGAAAATTCACCAAGGATGCTGAGGAACTCGAACAAATAATCGAGCAACATGGCGTTGGTGGCCTTGTGATCGGACTGCCGGTCAATATGGATGGCAGCGAAGGCCCCAAATGTCAGTCAGTCCGCCAGTTTGCCCGCAATATGCAATATCGGGGTAACGACTTGCCCATGGCGTTCTGGGATGAAAGGCTGTCCACCAGTGCTGTGCAGAAATTCCTGGTGGACGAAGCCGATATGACGCGAAAACGGCGCGGCGAAGTTGTTGATAAGATGGCGGCAGGTTTTATCCTTCAGGGAGCCCTCGATTACCTGTCGGACCTAGCGTGAGATTGCTACCAGATGTTGAGTATTCTTTCGTCTCTGCTTCCCATTTTTTTGCTGCTGGTATTGGGCAACATTCTGAGACGGAATGATTTTCCGTCCCTCGATTTCTGGGCCAAGGTGGACAAGCTGGTCTACTGGGTACTTTTTCCGGGGCTCCTGCTGCATAAAACCTCGACCACCTCTTTAGACGGCGATTTCGTTGCCCCCTATGCGATAAGCCTGATTGCCGCGATGGTGGCCGCAGGCATCCTGGCAAGCGCTGCCGCATTGCTGCTTCAAAAGCCACGCGAGGCCGCCAGTTCTGTCTTTCAGGGGGCCGCACGGCATAACACCTTCATCGCCTTTGCCGTCAGCGAGGCATTGTTCGGGTCCGAAGGGCTGTTCTACGCCGCGATCGGAACCGCCGTCCTTGTCCCCTTCACCAATATCGCCTGCGTCACCGCGCTGATTCTGCTTCACGGAAAGAACAACGGCAAATCACTGCCTCGACGTCTTCTGCGTGAACTCATTCGAAATCCATTGCTCATTGCAATCGCTACCGGCGTTACGCTCAACCTGACGGGCATAGGGCCCCTCCCCGTGATCGACGACATGGCCCAGATCATAGGTAAGGCGGCATTGCCTGTGGCATTGCTCAACGTTGGCGCCGCCCTGAGGATCAAGGCAATCCGCGTCGGCGTTGCCTCCGTCCTCCTGTCGTCATTCGGTAAGCTTTGCATTTTCCCGGCCATCGCGATCGGGATTCTCCTGCTAACCGGGCTCACCGGCGTCCCGGCCTATACAATTGCAATTTACGCAACGGTTCCAACCGCCGTGTCCGGCTATGCATTGGCTAATCAACTGGGCGGAGACGCGCCATTGATGGCAGGTATCATTACAATACAGACACTGATTTCCATGGCGACCATGCCATTCGCGCTGTTTTTCCTCTTCCCCCTCTTTTCGCCGGGTTGAATTTACACTAAAACGCTGGCCGCCTTTATTCGTCACGCATATACTCCGGTTTCGATGACATACATACCCGATCCTGACTACCGCTTCCCTCACCCCCATATCCTGGGCATTGAGGGCTTGTCCCAACAGGACATCACCCATCTTCTCGACCTGGCGGACATATACGCAGACAGGAATCGGGGCCCGAACAAGAAATCCGATGCCATGCAGGGCATGACGGTCATCAACCTTTTCTTCGAAAATTCAACGCGAACGCGCACATCTTTCGAACTGGCTGCCAAGCGCCTGGGCTCAGACACGATCAACATGTCTGTCGCCACCAGTTCAGTGAAGAAGGGTGAGACGCTGATCGACACTGCCATGACGCTGAACGCCATGCACCCGGAGGTTCTGGTGGTTCGCCATGCAGAATCGGGCGCGACAAAGCTGTTGTCGGAAAAGGTGAACTGCGCCGTTATCAACGCCGGTGACGGTCAGCATGAACATCCCACGCAGGCCTTGCTGGACGCGCTGACGATTCGCCGCCGCAAGGGACGCCTGAACAACCTCACTGTCGCGATCTGTGGCGATATCGCCCACAGCCGCGTCGCCCGGTCCAACATCCACCTGCTGCAGACCATGGGTGCGCGGGTACGCTTGATCGCACCGCCGACCCTGCTGCCCAGCGCTGCGGACCGCCTCGGCGTGGAAGTCTTCACCGACATGCGGGAAGGTCTGCGTGACTGCGATATCGTCATGATGCTGCGCCTGCAGATGGAACGGATGCAGGGCGCCCTGGTGCCCAGCGTTCGCGAGTATTTCCGCTTCTTCGGCCTGGACCGTGCCAAGCTGGCCTATGCGAACCCGGATGCCCTTGTCATGCATCCCGGCCCCATGAACCGCGGGGTGGAAATCGATTCCGACCTGGCGGACGATATCGACCGGTCCGTCATCCGTGAACAAGTGGAAATGGGAGTAGCCGTGCGCATGGCCTGCCTGGATACGCTGACCCAGCCGATTCGGGAGCAACGCGCATGACCGATACACGTATTGCCTACCTCAATGCCCGTTTGCTGGATCCCGCCAGCGGCATGGATACCAAAGGCGCACTGCTGATCGAAAATGGCCGTATCGCGGACTTCGGGCCCCATCTCTTCAAAGGCGGCGCACCATCCGTCAGTCAGGTTGTTGACTGCAAGGGCATGTGTCTTGCCCCCGGCCTGATCGACATGCGGGTTCAACTGCGCGAACCCGGCGAGGAACACAAGGAAACCTTCGACAGCGCCAGTGAAGCGGCATCAGCCGGCGGCATTACGACGATGGTCTGCCTGCCGAACACCAATCCGATAATCGACGATGAATCCGGTGTGCAATATGTCGCCCGCCGTGCGCGCGACCTGAAACGCACCAAGATTTACTGCTATGGCGCGATCACCCAAAACATGGAAGGCAGTGAACTGACCGAAATGGGCCTGCTGAGCGAAGCGGGCGCACTGGCCTTCACCGACGGACAGAAAGCGGTGGCGAGCAGCAAGGTCATGAAACGGGCACTGTCCTATTCCAAGGCCTTTGACCTGCTGATGGTGCAGCACCCGGAAGACCCCGGACTGTCTGACGGCGGTGCCATGAACCAGGGAGAACTGGCAAGCCGCCTGGGCCTGTCCGGTATTCCGCCCCAGGCCGAAGTCATGATGATCGAACGCGACCTGCGCCTGGTGGAAATGACCGGTGCGCGATATCACGTCGCCCATGTCTCGACCCGTCTGGCGGTTGAAGCCATCAGAAAGGCCAAAGCTCAGGGTCTGCCAGTTACCTGCGACACGGCCCCGCATTATTTTGCGCTCAATGAAACGTCGGTTGGTGAATACCGGACCTTTGCCAAAGTCTCCCCGCCCCTGCGCGACGAGACCGATCGGCGGGCTATTGTCGAAGGCCTTGCCGATGGCACAATTGACGCTATTGCCAGTGACCACGCGCCACACGATGAAGATTCGAAACGCCTTCCCTTTGCACAGGCCGCCGCTGGTGTAATCGGACTGGAAACACTCCTCCCCATTACGCTGGAGCTGTATCACAACGGCCATATGTCGCTGCTGGATGCTCTCAAGAAAGTGACACAGGGGCCTGCGGACCTGCTCCGCCTTCCCAGTGGTCGGCTGAAACGCGGTGCGCCGGCGGATCTTTTCATCTTCGACACCGACAAGCCGAGAACATTGCGGGAAGAGAATTTCCGCAGCAAGTCCAAGAACTCTCCCTTTGACGGACGCCCGGTTCAGGGTGAGGTTCTGGCGACAATCGTCGATGGCCGCCTGCTGTTCCGCGGAGAAGGATTCTAACCATGGAAATGAATGTCGCCCTGTCTGCGCAACAGATCGGCCTGTCTGCAATCCTGGGATATGCCCTGGGGTCCATCCCTTTCGGGTTGGTCCTGGCGCGGCTTGCAGGATATGGCGACATTCGCAATATCGGTTCCGGTAATATCGGCGCGACCAATGTCCTGCGCACCGGCAACAAGCCACTAGCCTTTGCCACGCTTGTATTCGACATTGGGAAAGGCGCGGCGGCAGCCCTGTTGTTTGCCTATTTCCTTGCACCGCAGGCCGGGATCATTGCCGGGGTTGCGGCTGTTTTCGGACATAATTTTCCAATCTGGCTGAAGTTCAAGGGCGGCAAAGGTGTTGCCACCACCTTGGGAACGCTGGTCGCCATTGCCTGGCCGGTTGGCCTCGGGGCCTGTGCCACATGGTTGCTGTCCGCCCTGATTTTCAGGATATCCAGCCTGTCGGCACTGATCTCCCTCGCCGCCGCACCGGTTTTCGCTTACTTTCTCCATTTGCCAGAAGTGGCTGTCGCCGCCGCTGTCCTGGCCATATTGGGCTGGATCCGCCATCACACCAACATCCGCCGCCTGATCACCGGCAGCGAGCCCAAGATTGGCAAGAAAAACTCCTAACGCCAAATACCAATTGACCCTTTCGCTGTTAGCCGCCATCGTTCCCGCATGATGGAACCAGCCGACAACGAACTCTCCCATAGCGATCAAATCAGCCGATTACGCCTCATCAGAAGCAGCAATATCGGCCCCGCAACCTATCGCCAACTCCTGTCGCGATACGGTGATGCACAGTCAGCGTTGGATGCCCTGCCCGCTTTGGCGAAGACCGGTCGCAAGCGAAAGATCATGCTGTGTTCCAAGGCCGACGCTGAACGGGAATTCGAACAACTGGCAAAGCTCGGCGGGCGTTTCCTTTTTGACGGACAATCGGACTACCCGGCGCAACTCGCGGCGACAGAAGATGCACCGCCGGTTCTGACCACACTTGGCGACACGTCCCTTCTCAGCCAGACGACCGTGGGAATAGTGGGTTCCAGAAATGCATCGGCTGCCGGGCGCAAGCTCGCACGCCGTTTCGCGGAAGTCCTGGGCGACGCAGGTTTCATCATTGCATCCGGACTGGCCCGTGGAATCGACGCCGCCGCCCACGATGGCAGTATGAAATCCGGAACTGTTGCGGTCTTCGCCGGGGGAATTGATGTCATTTATCCCAAAGAACATGACAAGCTGGCAGCAGCCATTCGCCAGAATGGTGTGATTGTGTCGGAAACCCCATTGGGTACAAGGCCTCAGGCCCGTCACTTTCCGCGAAGAAACCGCATAATCTCCGGCTTGTCGGCTGGCGTGCTGGTCGTGGAGGCCGCCCTTAAATCCGGGTCACTGATTACCGCTCAATTCGCAGCAGATCAGGGGCGTGACGTCTTCGCCGTTCCTGGCTCTCCCCTTGATCCGCGATGCCGGGGTTGCAATGACCTCATCCGCAAAGGGGCCTGGATCACGGAAACACCGGACGACATTTTCCGCGCCTTGAGTAGTTTCAGCCTCCCCACACCTGCAAGACCATCCCAGGATACTGCACGCCCGCAAACAACCTCGGCCCCGTCAATGGAGACCGCATCTGTCCATTCAGGTTCCGCTGAGGAGAAAATCGTGGAGGCCCTCTCTCATACCCCTATCCAGGTCGATGAGCTGATCCGCGCGGTTTCCCTGTCGGCGGCAACCGTACAGGAGTCTTTGCTGTCGCTTGAACTATCCGGTCAATTAACCAGACATCCCGGCGGCTATGTCAGCCTGATGAAGTAGACAACAAGCAAGAACCGTCACTGTTAACCTTACCAAGGTTACTTCAACTTACTGTAATTTTTTATAAAATTCCGATGTTAATTCTTTCTTGAACTTTATCCTTTAACTTCTTTTTTATTGAGTTCGATTAACGATACGGATATCTTTTTCCAGATTCTTGTTGGTATAGAAGGCCATAGTGCAGAATGCCAATACGGCCTTCATAAAAGCCAAGGTTGCAAAACCAGGGCCCTCCCGAGCCAGAAGGCAAGCGACAGATGAGCGAAGTTAGTCCTGTGTCTTATGAGCGATTGTTACGACTCGCACATCAGCGTGCGATAGACGGGAAAGGTGGGCTTGCCGCCTCGATCGCTAAAATGTGCCTGGATTCACGGGCTGATCTGACCAAGCAGGAACTGGAACTCACCTTCGAAATCCTTCGTGAGCTGATTGATCAGGTGGAAATCGAGATTCGCCGCTATATTGCCGACTATCTGGCGGAGCGGACCGATGTTCCGGATGATCTTGTGGATTTTCTCGCCAACGACACCATCAATGTCGCCTACCCTATTCTCGTCCATTCCAAGCAGCTTACCGACGACTCGCTGGTAGAACTTGTCATGAAGCATGGCCAAAGCCACCAGCTAGCCATTGCGGAACGGGACGGCCTGTCTGAGATTGTCACTGATGCTCTGGTAGCGGCCGGTGACAATGAGGTCGCCATACAGCTTGTGAAGAATTACTCCGCCCGCATCAGCCGCAATTCCATGGAAGCTCTGGTAGACCGCTCCGAAGCCCTGGAGGGCCTGCAGGCGCCATTAACGAGACGCCGTGACCTACCGGAAGACCTTGCCCGCAGAATGTATATCTGGGTGGGTGAGGCCCTGCGCCAGCATATCATCCAGAACTTCAATATCCAGGATGATCTGGTCAATGCCGCCATTGCCGGTG
The Aestuariispira ectoiniformans genome window above contains:
- the gatB gene encoding Asp-tRNA(Asn)/Glu-tRNA(Gln) amidotransferase subunit GatB; this encodes MTYVIKGNTGDWEVVLGLEVHAQVTSNAKLFSGAATAFGAEPNEQVSLVDAAMPGMLPVINKECVRQAVRTGLAMDCAINLKSVFARKNYFYADLPQGYQISQYELPIVGEGTITIDLEDGSTKEIGVERLHLEQDAGKSIHDQHPTKSFIDLNRSGVALMEIVSKPDMRSPEEAGAYITKLRSILRYIGACDGNMQEGSMRADVNVSVRRPGDEFGTRCEIKNVNSIRFVKQAIEYEAARQVEVLEDGGEIVQETRLFDPGKGETRSMRSKEDAHDYRYFPDPDLLPLVVEQAFVDEMKTTLPELPDVKKNRLMQDFGLKAYDAGVLVAEKETAAYYEKVVATADPKLAANWVISELFGRLNKAGKDITESPVTPENLASLIGLISDNTISGKIAKDVFDEMFETGKDAKDIVEEKGLKQITDTGAIEAIVDDIIANNPGQVEQYRGGKTGLIGWFVGQVMKATQGKANPGAVNQILKAKLDG
- the gatA gene encoding Asp-tRNA(Asn)/Glu-tRNA(Gln) amidotransferase subunit GatA, translating into MTKLTDLTMAQAREGLRNKEFTATELTTDYVAAVEAVRPLNAFITETPEKALEMAKASDERLAKGDGGIMEGIPLGIKDLFCTEGVLSTAASHILDGFKPEYESTVSSNLWNAGAVMLGKLNLDEFAMGSANITSYYGNVKNPWKRNDDPNTDLVPGGSSGGSAAAVASHAVVAATGTDTGGSIRQPAAFTGTVGLKPTYGRCSRWGIVAFASSLDQAGPMTRDVRDAAIMLEAMAGFDPKDSTSVDAPVPHYEDALTGDVKGLRIGIPKEYRIDGMPEEISKLWQQGIDWLKDAGAEIVDVSLPHTKYALPAYYIVAPAEASSNLARYDGVRYGLRVVDEGDSLNDMYEKTRAEGFGAEVKRRILIGTYVLSAGYYDAYYLKAQKVRTRIAEDFKNAWNSCDLLLTPATPSAAFGIGEKMDDPISMYLNDVFTVPANLAGLPGISVPAGLDGRGLPLGLQLLGRPFDEETILRAAHVVEQAAGFDAKPQFLVG
- the gatC gene encoding Asp-tRNA(Asn)/Glu-tRNA(Gln) amidotransferase subunit GatC; protein product: MSLDKETVAKIAHLARIRVPEEDLEPLAGELNNILGWIEQLGEVDTDGVEPMTSVVEMTLRQREDQVTDGNYPDKVLANGPDTAMGFYTVPKVVE
- a CDS encoding lipid A deacylase LpxR family protein; this translates as MRVNSIQCIVFLTVIGSVAASLPPALAAEKQPDNGGILSIQMENDFFLGDTDRHFTHGTRLSYTTGERPADTDDLIAKAAGLVPFFPDQGVSRAHYALGQNIYTPADITDVNLIEDDRPYAGWLYLSAGLFSVSKDRDRMDNLAFEVGVIGPWSQAEKTQKTWHETFGFRDPKGWDHQLENEVGFDIVYNRSVRVWKKEFQSTGLEMDLVPNVGFSLGNVFTHANAGVTVRIGDDLSTDFSPPRIRPSLPGSDFFFYTRDLDWYLFASFGGRAVLRNIFLDGNTFTDSHRVDKKYFVGDLQAGAAITWRDWRLSYTHIIRTEEFHGQKDPDRFGAISLSYRF
- the ruvX gene encoding Holliday junction resolvase RuvX is translated as MNVEIVSLPEAIAKGSRLLGLDIGEKTIGLAVSDPALRVASPITTIRRRKFTKDAEELEQIIEQHGVGGLVIGLPVNMDGSEGPKCQSVRQFARNMQYRGNDLPMAFWDERLSTSAVQKFLVDEADMTRKRRGEVVDKMAAGFILQGALDYLSDLA
- a CDS encoding AEC family transporter, which gives rise to MLSILSSLLPIFLLLVLGNILRRNDFPSLDFWAKVDKLVYWVLFPGLLLHKTSTTSLDGDFVAPYAISLIAAMVAAGILASAAALLLQKPREAASSVFQGAARHNTFIAFAVSEALFGSEGLFYAAIGTAVLVPFTNIACVTALILLHGKNNGKSLPRRLLRELIRNPLLIAIATGVTLNLTGIGPLPVIDDMAQIIGKAALPVALLNVGAALRIKAIRVGVASVLLSSFGKLCIFPAIAIGILLLTGLTGVPAYTIAIYATVPTAVSGYALANQLGGDAPLMAGIITIQTLISMATMPFALFFLFPLFSPG
- a CDS encoding aspartate carbamoyltransferase catalytic subunit, coding for MTYIPDPDYRFPHPHILGIEGLSQQDITHLLDLADIYADRNRGPNKKSDAMQGMTVINLFFENSTRTRTSFELAAKRLGSDTINMSVATSSVKKGETLIDTAMTLNAMHPEVLVVRHAESGATKLLSEKVNCAVINAGDGQHEHPTQALLDALTIRRRKGRLNNLTVAICGDIAHSRVARSNIHLLQTMGARVRLIAPPTLLPSAADRLGVEVFTDMREGLRDCDIVMMLRLQMERMQGALVPSVREYFRFFGLDRAKLAYANPDALVMHPGPMNRGVEIDSDLADDIDRSVIREQVEMGVAVRMACLDTLTQPIREQRA
- a CDS encoding dihydroorotase, which codes for MTDTRIAYLNARLLDPASGMDTKGALLIENGRIADFGPHLFKGGAPSVSQVVDCKGMCLAPGLIDMRVQLREPGEEHKETFDSASEAASAGGITTMVCLPNTNPIIDDESGVQYVARRARDLKRTKIYCYGAITQNMEGSELTEMGLLSEAGALAFTDGQKAVASSKVMKRALSYSKAFDLLMVQHPEDPGLSDGGAMNQGELASRLGLSGIPPQAEVMMIERDLRLVEMTGARYHVAHVSTRLAVEAIRKAKAQGLPVTCDTAPHYFALNETSVGEYRTFAKVSPPLRDETDRRAIVEGLADGTIDAIASDHAPHDEDSKRLPFAQAAAGVIGLETLLPITLELYHNGHMSLLDALKKVTQGPADLLRLPSGRLKRGAPADLFIFDTDKPRTLREENFRSKSKNSPFDGRPVQGEVLATIVDGRLLFRGEGF
- the plsY gene encoding glycerol-3-phosphate 1-O-acyltransferase PlsY, producing MEMNVALSAQQIGLSAILGYALGSIPFGLVLARLAGYGDIRNIGSGNIGATNVLRTGNKPLAFATLVFDIGKGAAAALLFAYFLAPQAGIIAGVAAVFGHNFPIWLKFKGGKGVATTLGTLVAIAWPVGLGACATWLLSALIFRISSLSALISLAAAPVFAYFLHLPEVAVAAAVLAILGWIRHHTNIRRLITGSEPKIGKKNS